Proteins co-encoded in one Brassica oleracea var. oleracea cultivar TO1000 chromosome C4, BOL, whole genome shotgun sequence genomic window:
- the LOC106339804 gene encoding protein PXR1-like isoform X1: MGGKGKKRREKNYLASHGGPARLPPPPDRSKQDALPSKLRVLMNYTSPPPPQDSTKQVVDKKEKKAKAGVDAAKKVKPGSEAKSEAKAVEESKSEGYTTSSDHENDGDDITLNKGDDKKKKKRKRNEIKDLRFEQELAELDGRSKRKERKKKYWEAKKQKKKGKTEDTLRENFPKHEQIRFGDVVLAPPKLAVVPKARKTPMSASKERLRLEAIEAYRSRNGWTSRPGVQIPTVTMQ, from the exons ATGGGAGGGAAAGGTAAGAAGAGGAGAGAGAAAAACTATTTGGCATCTCATGGCGGACCGGCGAGACTCCCGCCGCCGCCTGATCGTTCGAAGCAAGATGCTCTTCCTTCCAAGCTCCGTGTTCTCATGAACTACACCTCTCCTCCTCCTCCTCAAG ATTCTACTAAACAAGTTGTAGATAAGAAAGAGAAGAAAGCTAAAGCTGGAGTTGATGCTGCCAAG AAGGTCAAGCCTGGGAGTGAAGCTAAGTCAGAAGCAAAGGCGGTTGAAGAAAGCAAATCTGAGGGCTACACAACCTCCTCTGATCATGAGAATGATGGAGACGATATAACGTTGAACAAGGGAGATGACAAGAAGAAGAAAAAGAGAAAGAGGAATGAGATTAAGGACCTTCGTTTCGAACAGGAACTTGCGGAGTTGGATGGTCGGTCCAAAAGGAAAGAGCGCAAGAAGAA GTATTGGGAGGCCAAGAAGCAAAAGAAGAAAGGGAAGACAGAAGATACACTCCGAGAAAACTTCCCAAAGCATGAGCAGATTAGATTTGGTGATGTGGTTCTAGCTCCACCAAAGCTGGCCGTTGTTCCAAAG GCAAGAAAGACTCCTATGAGTGCTTCCAAGGAGAGGCTGCGATTAGAGGCTATTGAAGCTTACAGATCTCGCAATGGATGGACCTCTAGACCAGGCGTTCAGATTCCTACCGTGACCATGCAATAA
- the LOC106339804 gene encoding protein PXR1-like isoform X2: MGGKGKKRREKNYLASHGGPARLPPPPDRSKQDALPSKLRVLMNYTSPPPPQDSTKQVVDKKEKKAKAGVDAAKVKPGSEAKSEAKAVEESKSEGYTTSSDHENDGDDITLNKGDDKKKKKRKRNEIKDLRFEQELAELDGRSKRKERKKKYWEAKKQKKKGKTEDTLRENFPKHEQIRFGDVVLAPPKLAVVPKARKTPMSASKERLRLEAIEAYRSRNGWTSRPGVQIPTVTMQ, encoded by the exons ATGGGAGGGAAAGGTAAGAAGAGGAGAGAGAAAAACTATTTGGCATCTCATGGCGGACCGGCGAGACTCCCGCCGCCGCCTGATCGTTCGAAGCAAGATGCTCTTCCTTCCAAGCTCCGTGTTCTCATGAACTACACCTCTCCTCCTCCTCCTCAAG ATTCTACTAAACAAGTTGTAGATAAGAAAGAGAAGAAAGCTAAAGCTGGAGTTGATGCTGCCAAG GTCAAGCCTGGGAGTGAAGCTAAGTCAGAAGCAAAGGCGGTTGAAGAAAGCAAATCTGAGGGCTACACAACCTCCTCTGATCATGAGAATGATGGAGACGATATAACGTTGAACAAGGGAGATGACAAGAAGAAGAAAAAGAGAAAGAGGAATGAGATTAAGGACCTTCGTTTCGAACAGGAACTTGCGGAGTTGGATGGTCGGTCCAAAAGGAAAGAGCGCAAGAAGAA GTATTGGGAGGCCAAGAAGCAAAAGAAGAAAGGGAAGACAGAAGATACACTCCGAGAAAACTTCCCAAAGCATGAGCAGATTAGATTTGGTGATGTGGTTCTAGCTCCACCAAAGCTGGCCGTTGTTCCAAAG GCAAGAAAGACTCCTATGAGTGCTTCCAAGGAGAGGCTGCGATTAGAGGCTATTGAAGCTTACAGATCTCGCAATGGATGGACCTCTAGACCAGGCGTTCAGATTCCTACCGTGACCATGCAATAA
- the LOC106339240 gene encoding cytochrome P450 76C4-like produces MAELLNNPKSLARAQGEMDCVIGQNGIVQESDISHLPYLQAVVKETFRLHPAAPFLVPRKAEADVEILGLMVPKDTQVLVNVWAIGRDPAVWENPTRFEPERFLGKETDVKGRDYELTPFGGGRRICPGLPLAVVTVSLMLGSLLYFFDWKLPNGVASEDLDMDETFGITLHRTNPLHAVPVKKRAYK; encoded by the coding sequence ATGGCAGAGTTACTTAATAACCCAAAATCACTAGCCAGAGCTCAAGGCGAGATGGATTGTGTGATAGGCCAAAACGGCATCGTTCAAGAATCTGATATCTCACATTTGCCGTATTTACAAGCAGTTGTGAAAGAAACTTTTCGATTACATCCTGCTGCTCCATTTCTTGTCCCACGTAAAGCTGAAGCTGACGTGGAGATTCTTGGGCTCATGGTGCCTAAAGATACTCAAGTTCTAGTGAACGTTTGGGCCATAGGACGAGATCCAGCAGTGTGGGAGAATCCAACCCGGTTCGAGCCAGAGAGGTTTTTGGGTAAAGAGACTGATGTGAAAGGTAGAGACTATGAGTTAACACCGTTTGGGGGCGGACGAAGAATCTGCCCGGGGCTGCCTTTAGCTGTGGTGACTGTGTCCCTCATGCTTGGTTCACTTCTTTATTTCTTTGATTGGAAGCTTCCAAATGGTGTTGCTTCTGAGGATTTGGACATGGACGAGACATTTGGTATTACACTACATAGGACCAACCCGTTACATGCCGTTCCTGTCAAGAAACGCGCATATAAGTAA